Part of the Sorghum bicolor cultivar BTx623 chromosome 1, Sorghum_bicolor_NCBIv3, whole genome shotgun sequence genome, ACCTTGCCGTTGCCGGCAGCACGGCGCATCATGGCCAGCCCCGTGCTCTCGAACTCCTCTACGGTGTTGGCGAGCACGGCGTCCGTGCGATGCCCGTGCCGTATGGCCCGCCGGTAGAACGCCGTCCACCGGTCGCTCATGTCGCCGTGGAGGAGGAAGATGGGCGACAGCTGCGAACGGTGGAGCACCACGTCCGGGTACTCTGGCAGGCGGAGGAGCGAGCCGTCGGAGGCGAAGGGAAGCGCCGGCATGTGGTTCCACAGGGCGTGGAGGATGGCCGTCCCGAACGCGCCGCAGGAGACGAAGACGGCGTGCGCGCACCCGTGCCGCCGCGCGACGTCCACCGTCCACGCGACGAACACGTCGGCGACGATGCAGATGTCCGCCGGCGccgcctcgtcgtcgtcgccgccgctctGTCGGCGGCGGAGGCCCGAGACGTAGTCGTCGAAGGCGGGCTGCAGGGACTCGAGGGCCTCGAAGAGCGTGACGAACGACGGCACCGGGagggagctggttgactcgcaGCCGACGGGCAGGCCGTGGTCGGCCGGGACGAACGGCAGAGCGTGGAAGCCGATGGAGGAGGGGGCCTGCGGCGGCACggccgacgaggaggaggagcgcagGGCGGCGACGTTGCGTGGAGTGGAGACGAGCGTGATGGCGGCGTCGGGGAGCTCACGGGCGAGGAGGCGGGCGATGGCGAGGAAGCTGGCGAAGTGGCCCTGGGCTGGGAAGGGAAAGAGCACGACGTGTTTGGGTCTCGAGGTGGCCATGGATAGGAGATGCGGCTGAGCACTGAGCTCTGGCTAAGCGTGTTTGGTTGCTCGCTATCCTGGCTCAGCTCATCCGTACACGTAGAAATAGAAGATCGTTTGGTTGAAGCTCCATTATTGTTCCGGCTTGACTTGGCCCGGTGGAGACGACCAAAATGAGCTTCACTGGAGCCTGGCCCGGTGGACGCAGGTTGCAGTGGATGGACCCACACGTCACCTTCACATGTtagccaaacaaaaaaaaaacatctttgtgtttttaaaattttctgcattgtttagttcatccaaaaactaaaaattttcaatatttttcgttacatcgaatcttgcggcatacataaagcattaaatacagaggaaaacaaaaactaacaccaaatacacttttttttttatgaaatatGGTTTTATCCAACCTGCCTTCGCTCATGCAGAATATACGATGCAAGTCTTCACATTCGGTAACCAAACACAC contains:
- the LOC8062494 gene encoding UDP-glycosyltransferase 92A1; amino-acid sequence: MATSRPKHVVLFPFPAQGHFASFLAIARLLARELPDAAITLVSTPRNVAALRSSSSSAVPPQAPSSIGFHALPFVPADHGLPVGCESTSSLPVPSFVTLFEALESLQPAFDDYVSGLRRRQSGGDDDEAAPADICIVADVFVAWTVDVARRHGCAHAVFVSCGAFGTAILHALWNHMPALPFASDGSLLRLPEYPDVVLHRSQLSPIFLLHGDMSDRWTAFYRRAIRHGHRTDAVLANTVEEFESTGLAMMRRAAGNGKVPVWPIGPLVLSCSGNDDDDGSSTDDETGGGVLRWLDRHPPSSVLYISFGSQNSIQAKQMTELAAALETTGRPFVWAIRPPVGFDVVAGAFRDEWLPEGFEARARAGGRGLVVRGWAPQVRILAHAATGAFLSHCGWNSVLESLTHGVPILGWPLSAEQFYNARMLAEEWGVCAEVARGNLESSAVDRSKVAEAVETVMGDAVAAAAAMRRRVKEVQEVLKSAWRQDGGSSTAALHEFLRAMNLQ